GGAGTTCAGTGGCAGCACCTCGGTCGCCGAGACCAGGGAGAACCCGGTGACGGGACGGCCTTTGCCCGCGAACCACCGCTGCCGTGGAAGCCACTCGCGAAGCAGTGGATCGAGGGACGCGAGAAGGCCGGGGCTCGTCGAAGCGGAATGCGCTGAGCGGATGACTGCTTCGGACATTGGCGTCGCGTCCTTTCCCCGGAGTCGGGGTGTTACTACTGCGTGCCCAGGGCGGGGCGGGGGAAACCGCCCCGCCGTCCGTTGTGAGTGCCCGTCCGGGGCTTTCGCAACCCCCCTCTAGACGGCGTCCTTGCGGAGGCGGAACCAGTAGAAGCCGTGGCCGGCGAGGGTGAGGAGGTAGGGGAGTTCGCCGATGGCGGGGAAGCGGACGCCGCCGATGAGTTCGACGGGGTGGCGTCCGTTGAAGGTCTGGAGGTCGAGTTCGGTGGGCTGGGCGAAGCGGGAGAAGTTGTGGACGCACAGGACGAGGTCGTCCTTGTATTCGCGCAGGAAGGCGATGACGGCGGGGTTGGAGGAGGGGAGTTCGGTGTAGGTGCCCAGGCCGAAGGCGGGGTTCTGTTTGCGGATTTCGATCATGCGGCGGGTCCAGTGGAGCAGGCTGGAGGGGTTGCTCATGGAGGCTTCGACGTTGGTGACCTGGTAGCCGTGGACGGGGTCCATGATCGTGGGGAGGTAGAGGCGTCCGGGGTCGCAGGAGGAGAAGCCGGCGTTGCGGTCGGGGGTCCACTGCATGGGGGTGCGTACGGCGTCGCGGTCGCCGAGCCAGATGTTGTCGCCCATGCCGATTTCGTCGCCGTAGTAGAGGATCGGTGAGCCGGGCAGGGAGAGCAGGAGTGCGGTGAAGAGTTCGATCTGGTTGCGGTCGTTGTCGAGGAGGGTGGCCAGGCGGCGGCGGATGCCGATGTTGGCGCGCATGCGGGGGTCTTTGGCGTATTCGGCGTACATGTAGTCGCGTTCTTCGTCGGTGACCATTTCGAGGGTGAGCTCGTCGTGGTTGCGGAGGAAGATGCCCCATTGGCAGCCGGAGGGGATGGCGGGGGTTTTCGCGAGGATTTCTGATACGGGGTAGCGGGATTCGCGGCGGACGGCCATGAAGATGCGGGGCATGACGGGGAAGTGGAATGCCATGTGGCATTCGTCGCCGCCGGCGGTGTAGTCGCCGAAGTAGTCGACGACGTCTTCGGGCCATTGGTTGGCTTCGGCGAGGAGGACGGTGTCGGGGTAGTGGGCGTCGATTTCGGCGCGGACTTGTTTGAGGATCTGGTGGGTGGCGGGGAGGTTTTCGCAGTCGGTGCCCTCTTCGGCGAAGAGGTAGGGGACGGCGTCGAGGCGGAAGCCGTCGATGCCGAGGTCGAGCCAGAAGCGGAGGGCGGAGATGATTTCTTCGACGACGGCGGGGTTTTCGAAGTTGAGGTCGGGTTGGTGGGAGAAGAAGCGGTGGAAGTAGTACTGCTTGCGGATGGGGTCGAAGGTCCAGTTGGAGGCTTCGGTGTCGACGAAGATGATGCGGGCGTCGGCGTATTGCTGGTCGTCGTCGGCCCACATGTAGTAGTCGCCGTAGGGGCCGGTGGGGTCGTTGCGGGAGGCCTGGAACCAGGGGTGCTGGTCGCTGGTGTGGTTCATGACGAAGTCGATGATGACGCGCATGCCGCGTTGGTGGGCGGCGTCGACGAATTCGACGAAGTCGGCGAGGTCGCCGAATTCGGGGAGGACGGCGGTGTAGTCGGAGACGTCGTAGCCGCCGTCGCGGAGGGGGGATTTGAAGAAGGGGGGCAGCCAGAGGCAGTCGACGCCGAGCCATTGGAGGTAGTCGAGTTTGGCGGTGAGGCCTTTGAGGTCGCCGATGCCGTCGCCGTTGCTGTCCTGGAAGGAGCGGACGAGGACTTCGTAGAAGACGGCGCGTTTGAACCATTCGGGGTCGCGGTCCTTGGCGGGGGTGTCTTCGAACTTGTCTTCGACGGGTTCGTTGACGGTCATGTGGGTGACCCTCCGGTGGGCGGTGAGGACGGTCGCAGGACGGTCAGTACGTGTGCGGCCCGGTCGCCGGGCGTCAGGCGTACGTAGTTGGTCCTGCCCCAGGGGTAGATCTCGCCGGAGAGCTCGTCGCGCACCGGGAGTGAGTCGTGCCAGTCGAGGCCGAGTCGTGGCATGTCCAACGAGACCGTGGCTTCCTGGGTGTGGTGGGGGTCGAGGTTCACGACCACCAGAACCGTGTTCGATCCGCGTGCGTCCGTGACCGACTTGGAGTACGCGAGCACCGCCTCCTTGTCCGTGTGATGGAAATGC
This sequence is a window from Streptomyces ortus. Protein-coding genes within it:
- the treS gene encoding maltose alpha-D-glucosyltransferase, with protein sequence MTVNEPVEDKFEDTPAKDRDPEWFKRAVFYEVLVRSFQDSNGDGIGDLKGLTAKLDYLQWLGVDCLWLPPFFKSPLRDGGYDVSDYTAVLPEFGDLADFVEFVDAAHQRGMRVIIDFVMNHTSDQHPWFQASRNDPTGPYGDYYMWADDDQQYADARIIFVDTEASNWTFDPIRKQYYFHRFFSHQPDLNFENPAVVEEIISALRFWLDLGIDGFRLDAVPYLFAEEGTDCENLPATHQILKQVRAEIDAHYPDTVLLAEANQWPEDVVDYFGDYTAGGDECHMAFHFPVMPRIFMAVRRESRYPVSEILAKTPAIPSGCQWGIFLRNHDELTLEMVTDEERDYMYAEYAKDPRMRANIGIRRRLATLLDNDRNQIELFTALLLSLPGSPILYYGDEIGMGDNIWLGDRDAVRTPMQWTPDRNAGFSSCDPGRLYLPTIMDPVHGYQVTNVEASMSNPSSLLHWTRRMIEIRKQNPAFGLGTYTELPSSNPAVIAFLREYKDDLVLCVHNFSRFAQPTELDLQTFNGRHPVELIGGVRFPAIGELPYLLTLAGHGFYWFRLRKDAV